The Urbifossiella limnaea genome has a window encoding:
- a CDS encoding flavoprotein, with the protein MANVLLGATGSVAAVRVPALAAALAAAGHDVKVVATDAAAYFFDPADPALAGRLYRDADEWPGERYGRGDSVLHVELRKWADLFLIAPLDANTLAKLAVGLCDNCLTCVWRAWDQTRPVVLAPAMNTLMWEHPFTRRHLRSLAADFGAGHIPAHLDGAALLAQINDRSPTLRVVSPITKLLACGDVGVGAMAEVADVVAAVVNRRDAKTPSKTPIQI; encoded by the coding sequence ATGGCTAACGTGCTGCTGGGGGCGACGGGGAGCGTGGCCGCGGTGCGGGTGCCGGCGCTGGCGGCGGCGCTGGCGGCCGCCGGCCACGACGTGAAGGTCGTCGCCACCGACGCCGCCGCGTACTTCTTCGACCCGGCCGACCCCGCGCTCGCCGGCCGGCTGTACCGCGACGCCGACGAGTGGCCCGGCGAGCGCTACGGGCGCGGCGACTCGGTGCTGCACGTCGAGCTGCGGAAGTGGGCCGACCTGTTCCTGATCGCGCCGCTGGACGCGAACACGCTCGCCAAGCTGGCCGTCGGCCTGTGCGACAACTGCCTCACGTGCGTGTGGCGGGCGTGGGACCAGACGCGGCCGGTGGTGCTGGCCCCGGCGATGAACACGCTGATGTGGGAGCACCCGTTCACGCGGCGGCACCTCCGGTCGCTCGCCGCCGACTTCGGCGCGGGCCACATCCCCGCCCACCTCGACGGCGCCGCGCTGCTGGCGCAGATCAACGACCGCAGCCCGACGCTGCGGGTGGTGTCGCCGATCACGAAGCTGTTGGCGTGCGGCGACGTGGGCGTCGGGGCGATGGCCGAGGTGGCGGACGTGGTGGCAGCCGTTGTGAACCGCCGAGACGCCAAGACGCCAAGCAAGACACCGATCCAAATTTAA
- a CDS encoding sugar phosphate isomerase/epimerase family protein — protein sequence MQLGLINSAWVQAGKGTAYGIRQTKAIGFDSIDVFADPLDLDARERALIRTECAAAGLPVVSVACVAVGLIDFNPSVRRFHLERCEAYLDFCYELGAKNLLLVLGEYIWDRQVIPPAEQWAAGVTALKDLGAYAGGLGLKIALELEPFKLSLLNDVPNMRRFLDDVNHPAVGANIDVSHLQLAGTKPEELRSLKGRAFHVHISDCDGKVHGDLPPGRGVVDFAPYLREIASLGVEDAGGAVSIELEYSPEPEKIVEWVTEAYAATAALLRDAGMRS from the coding sequence ATGCAGCTCGGCCTCATCAACTCGGCCTGGGTCCAGGCCGGCAAGGGTACCGCCTACGGCATCCGCCAGACGAAGGCCATCGGCTTCGACTCGATCGACGTCTTCGCCGACCCGCTCGACCTCGACGCCCGCGAGCGCGCCCTCATCCGCACCGAGTGCGCCGCCGCCGGGCTGCCGGTCGTCAGCGTGGCGTGCGTCGCGGTCGGGCTCATCGACTTCAACCCGAGCGTGCGGCGGTTTCACCTGGAGCGGTGCGAGGCGTACCTCGACTTCTGCTACGAGCTGGGGGCGAAGAACCTGCTGCTGGTGCTCGGCGAGTACATCTGGGACCGGCAGGTGATCCCGCCCGCGGAGCAGTGGGCCGCCGGCGTCACCGCGCTGAAGGACCTCGGCGCCTACGCCGGCGGGCTCGGCCTGAAGATCGCGCTGGAGCTCGAACCGTTCAAGCTGTCGCTGCTGAACGACGTGCCGAACATGCGCCGCTTCCTCGACGACGTGAACCACCCCGCCGTCGGCGCCAACATCGACGTGAGCCACCTCCAGCTCGCGGGGACGAAGCCGGAGGAGTTGCGGTCGCTGAAGGGGCGGGCGTTCCACGTCCACATCAGCGACTGCGACGGGAAGGTGCACGGCGACCTGCCGCCGGGCCGTGGGGTGGTGGACTTCGCGCCGTATCTGCGCGAGATCGCGTCGCTGGGCGTGGAGGACGCGGGCGGGGCGGTGAGCATCGAGCTCGAATACTCGCCGGAGCCCGAGAAGATCGTGGAGTGGGTGACGGAGGCGTACGCGGCGACGGCGGCGCTGCTGCGCGACGCGGGTATGCGGAGTTGA
- a CDS encoding DedA family protein: MLEHFSDYGYIGIFLALLAAGCGVPLPEELPVIMAGIIVGHDGTTLKWYLMLPVVIAGVVMGDVFLYGMGRFWGDRLLKIGWVQRTLVPPDKRAEIEKNFHDRGVMVLLFARLLPGIRTPIFIMAGVLRVPFGRFILADGLYAIPGVNVLFWLSYFLTDQVLVVFRQLEQYRPLVMVAILSAVAGALFQKYVLTRKISTGEAPHVPPIIAKPAGAVVHAVEKAVEVVAHVAHHHKPEPPAVALPELVPDPAAPPPEEKTG, encoded by the coding sequence ATGCTCGAGCACTTCAGCGACTACGGCTACATCGGCATCTTCCTGGCGCTGCTGGCGGCGGGGTGCGGGGTGCCGCTGCCGGAGGAGCTGCCGGTCATCATGGCCGGCATCATCGTCGGGCACGACGGCACCACCCTGAAGTGGTACCTGATGCTCCCGGTGGTCATCGCCGGGGTGGTGATGGGCGACGTGTTCCTGTACGGCATGGGCCGGTTCTGGGGCGACCGGCTGCTGAAGATCGGCTGGGTGCAGCGGACGTTGGTGCCGCCGGACAAGCGCGCCGAGATCGAGAAGAACTTCCACGACCGCGGCGTCATGGTGCTGCTGTTCGCCCGGCTGCTGCCCGGCATCCGCACGCCGATCTTCATCATGGCGGGGGTGCTGCGGGTGCCGTTCGGCCGGTTCATCCTGGCCGACGGCCTGTACGCCATCCCCGGCGTGAACGTCCTGTTCTGGCTGTCCTACTTCCTGACGGATCAGGTGTTGGTGGTGTTCCGGCAGCTGGAGCAGTACCGGCCGCTGGTGATGGTGGCGATCCTGTCGGCGGTGGCGGGGGCGCTGTTCCAGAAGTACGTGCTGACGCGGAAGATCAGCACCGGCGAGGCGCCGCACGTGCCGCCGATCATCGCCAAGCCGGCGGGGGCGGTGGTCCACGCGGTGGAGAAGGCGGTGGAGGTGGTGGCGCACGTGGCGCACCACCACAAGCCGGAGCCGCCTGCGGTGGCGCTGCCGGAGCTGGTGCCCGACCCGGCGGCCCCGCCGCCGGAGGAGAAGACGGGGTGA
- a CDS encoding PSD1 and planctomycete cytochrome C domain-containing protein produces the protein MLGLSPRLLPLAALVALAVTATAQPPDHAAKMAKGTELFKSAVRDVLAKKCQSCHSGTRVEGEFDLGTREALLKGGAGGPAVVPGDHKKSLLYQLVAHQREPHMPHERAKLPAADIARIAEWIDLGAPYDRPLLGQDAASAWTRKVVAPEARQHWAFQPLKRPAAPAAIDAFVQAKLKEKGLDLGAPAEPRVLLRRVYLDLIGLPPTPEQIDAFEKDHSPAAFEKVVDELLASPAYGERWARHWLDLVRFAESHGFEHDYDRPTAYHYRDFVIKALNADLPFDTFTRWQLAGDELAPTDPLAVMATGYLAAGVHSTQITQNEVAKHRYDELDDIVANVGTTFLGLTVGCARCHDHKYDPVPARDYYRMVSAFTTAVRTEMEFDLEPEKYRRDKAAFDAAHAPLAAAVTKYEAEELPAKLAAWETARGDTPLSFPWVLPEITGLTSAGGATTTKQGDGSVLVTGKNPTTENLKFTLVTTETGVKALRVEALTHPSLVRGGPGRATNGNFALSNVQVQAAPKDKPAEAKRVKLTAARATFEQKGLGVADAIDGNVNSAWAIDPQFGKDHAAAFAFEQPVGFPGGTVFTVTLAFNNNTGHGMGRPRLAVSTDAGANLTAPAATEAVRAAFAAKERTPAQTAALLAWFAPQDAGWRERNKAAADHLAKAPKPNLTKALVTSEGLPPIRLHSQGDDFLKETHYLRRGDAAQKDGVADVSFLQVLMPAADAQAKWLTPPPAGSRTRHTRAAFARWLTDADGGAGNLVARVIVNRLWQRHLGRGIVPTVSDFGVRGEPPSHPELLDFLASELVRGGWKLKPIHRQIVLSRTYQQGSGRDAAKEKADPDGRLFGRFPVRRLEAEVIRDSILSVGGILDSTPFGPGSLNDGMTRRSVYFTMKRSRLIPALTVFDAPDGTAGVGERPSTTVAPQALHLMNNPQVRAAAKGLARRALAAGDDAAVATRAYRLALGRAPSAGELADATAFLRGTTGPSREAAAADFCQVLFCLNEFLYVE, from the coding sequence ATGCTCGGTCTCTCCCCCCGGCTGCTGCCGCTCGCCGCCCTCGTCGCCCTCGCCGTCACCGCGACCGCGCAGCCGCCCGACCACGCCGCGAAGATGGCGAAGGGGACGGAGCTGTTCAAATCGGCCGTGCGCGACGTGCTGGCGAAGAAGTGCCAGAGCTGCCACAGCGGCACCCGCGTCGAGGGCGAGTTCGACCTCGGCACCCGCGAGGCGCTGCTGAAGGGCGGCGCCGGCGGCCCGGCCGTGGTGCCCGGCGACCACAAGAAGAGCCTCCTGTACCAGCTCGTCGCGCACCAGCGCGAGCCGCACATGCCGCACGAGCGGGCCAAGCTCCCCGCCGCCGACATCGCCCGCATCGCCGAGTGGATCGACCTCGGCGCCCCCTACGACCGCCCGCTCCTCGGCCAGGACGCCGCCTCCGCCTGGACGCGCAAGGTGGTCGCCCCCGAGGCCCGGCAGCACTGGGCGTTCCAGCCGCTGAAGCGCCCCGCGGCCCCGGCCGCGATCGACGCCTTCGTGCAGGCGAAGCTGAAGGAGAAAGGCCTCGACCTCGGCGCGCCGGCGGAGCCGCGCGTGCTGCTGCGGCGCGTCTACCTCGACCTGATCGGCCTGCCGCCGACGCCCGAGCAAATCGACGCCTTCGAGAAGGACCACTCGCCGGCCGCGTTCGAGAAGGTGGTGGACGAACTCCTCGCCAGTCCGGCCTACGGCGAGCGGTGGGCGCGGCACTGGCTCGACCTCGTGCGGTTCGCCGAGAGCCACGGGTTCGAGCACGACTACGACCGGCCCACGGCGTACCACTACCGCGACTTCGTCATCAAGGCGCTGAACGCCGACCTGCCGTTCGACACCTTCACCCGCTGGCAGCTCGCCGGTGACGAACTCGCCCCGACCGACCCGCTGGCCGTGATGGCCACCGGCTACCTCGCCGCCGGCGTCCACAGCACGCAGATCACGCAGAACGAAGTGGCCAAGCACCGCTACGACGAGCTCGACGACATCGTGGCCAACGTCGGCACCACGTTCCTGGGCCTGACCGTCGGCTGCGCCCGCTGCCACGACCACAAGTACGACCCGGTCCCGGCGCGCGACTACTACCGCATGGTGAGCGCGTTCACGACCGCGGTGCGGACGGAGATGGAGTTCGACCTGGAGCCGGAGAAGTACCGCCGCGACAAGGCCGCGTTCGACGCCGCCCACGCCCCGCTCGCCGCGGCGGTCACGAAGTACGAGGCCGAGGAGCTGCCGGCCAAGCTCGCGGCGTGGGAGACGGCCCGCGGTGACACCCCGCTGTCATTCCCGTGGGTGTTGCCGGAAATCACCGGGCTCACGTCGGCCGGCGGGGCGACGACCACGAAGCAGGGCGACGGTAGCGTTCTGGTCACCGGCAAGAACCCGACGACGGAGAACTTGAAGTTCACGCTCGTCACCACCGAGACGGGCGTGAAGGCGCTCCGGGTGGAAGCGCTGACGCACCCGTCGCTGGTGCGCGGCGGGCCGGGCCGCGCCACGAACGGCAACTTCGCGCTGTCGAACGTGCAGGTGCAGGCGGCGCCGAAGGACAAGCCGGCGGAGGCGAAGCGGGTGAAGCTGACGGCCGCCCGCGCCACCTTCGAGCAGAAGGGGCTCGGGGTCGCGGATGCGATCGACGGCAACGTGAACAGCGCGTGGGCGATCGACCCGCAGTTCGGCAAGGACCACGCCGCCGCGTTCGCGTTCGAACAGCCGGTCGGCTTCCCGGGCGGCACGGTGTTCACGGTCACGCTCGCGTTCAACAACAACACCGGGCACGGCATGGGCCGCCCGCGCCTGGCCGTCAGCACCGACGCCGGTGCGAATCTCACCGCCCCCGCGGCGACGGAAGCGGTTCGCGCCGCGTTCGCCGCCAAGGAGCGCACGCCCGCGCAGACGGCGGCGCTGCTGGCGTGGTTCGCCCCGCAGGACGCCGGCTGGCGCGAGCGGAACAAGGCCGCGGCCGACCACCTGGCGAAGGCTCCGAAGCCGAACCTGACGAAGGCGCTTGTCACCAGCGAGGGGCTGCCGCCGATCCGGCTCCACTCGCAGGGCGACGACTTCCTGAAGGAGACGCACTACCTCCGCCGCGGCGACGCGGCGCAGAAGGACGGCGTGGCCGACGTGTCGTTCCTCCAGGTGCTGATGCCCGCGGCCGACGCCCAGGCGAAGTGGCTGACGCCGCCGCCGGCCGGCAGCCGCACCCGGCACACCCGCGCCGCCTTCGCCCGCTGGCTCACCGACGCCGACGGCGGCGCCGGCAACCTCGTGGCGCGCGTCATCGTGAACCGCCTGTGGCAGCGCCACCTCGGCCGCGGCATCGTCCCCACGGTGTCCGACTTCGGCGTCCGCGGCGAGCCGCCGTCGCACCCCGAGCTGCTGGACTTCCTGGCGTCCGAGCTGGTCCGCGGCGGCTGGAAGCTGAAGCCGATCCACCGGCAGATCGTGCTGAGCCGTACGTACCAGCAGGGCTCGGGCCGCGACGCGGCGAAGGAGAAGGCCGACCCGGACGGCCGGCTGTTCGGGCGGTTTCCGGTGCGGCGGCTGGAAGCGGAGGTGATCCGGGATAGTATTCTGAGCGTCGGCGGCATCCTCGACTCGACGCCGTTCGGGCCCGGCAGCCTGAACGACGGGATGACCCGGCGCAGTGTTTATTTCACGATGAAGCGCAGCCGCCTGATCCCGGCGCTGACGGTGTTCGACGCCCCCGACGGCACGGCCGGCGTGGGCGAGCGGCCGAGCACGACCGTCGCCCCGCAGGCACTCCACCTGATGAACAACCCGCAGGTGCGGGCCGCGGCGAAGGGGCTGGCGAGGCGGGCGCTGGCGGCCGGCGACGACGCGGCGGTGGCGACGCGCGCCTACCGGCTGGCGCTGGGCCGCGCCCCGAGCGCGGGCGAGTTGGCCGACGCGACGGCGTTCCTCCGCGGCACGACCGGCCCGTCGCGCGAGGCGGCCGCGGCCGACTTCTGCCAGGTGCTGTTCTGCCTGAACGAGTTCTTGTACGTAGAGTAA
- a CDS encoding metallophosphoesterase family protein, translating to MRVLAIGDVHGCSLMLDDLLAWVAPTADDTVVTLGDYVDRGPDSRGVLDRLIRMKREGTRLVCLRGNHELMMLAARSGDPGASADWFSVGGLQTLGSYGAAPGRSGTLADVPAEHWDFLEYQLAPYFETDTHIFVHAGVLCGFALGDQPEESLYWDFLPPAMRHVSGKTIVCGHTSQKGGVPKVVPGAVCIDTHAHGGGWLTCLDAASGRYWQVNLMGKRREGRVEYEG from the coding sequence ATGCGCGTCCTGGCGATCGGCGACGTTCACGGCTGCTCCCTCATGCTCGACGACCTGCTCGCGTGGGTCGCCCCGACCGCCGACGACACCGTCGTCACCCTCGGCGACTACGTGGACCGCGGCCCCGACAGCCGCGGCGTCCTCGACCGGCTGATTCGCATGAAGCGCGAGGGTACGCGGCTCGTGTGCCTCCGCGGGAACCACGAGCTGATGATGCTCGCCGCCCGCAGCGGCGACCCCGGGGCGTCCGCCGACTGGTTCAGCGTCGGCGGCCTCCAGACGCTCGGCTCCTACGGCGCAGCTCCCGGTCGCTCGGGCACCCTCGCCGACGTGCCGGCCGAGCACTGGGACTTCCTCGAATACCAGCTCGCGCCGTACTTCGAGACCGACACCCACATCTTCGTCCACGCCGGGGTCTTGTGCGGGTTCGCGCTCGGCGACCAGCCGGAGGAGTCGCTGTACTGGGACTTCCTGCCGCCCGCGATGCGGCACGTGTCGGGGAAGACGATCGTGTGCGGCCACACGTCGCAGAAGGGCGGCGTGCCGAAGGTGGTGCCGGGGGCGGTGTGCATCGACACGCACGCGCACGGCGGCGGATGGCTGACGTGCCTCGACGCGGCGAGTGGTCGCTACTGGCAGGTGAACCTGATGGGCAAGCGCCGCGAGGGGCGCGTCGAGTACGAGGGGTGA
- a CDS encoding VWA domain-containing protein, with protein MTLLTRLRVVPALLAVAAASVSIGTSLFGDFRGGTAKTAVPVENPNARPVAEDLAVTKFTNLPALTYKSTTGDTLFAWQVKPELAAAPARPRDILVVVDTSASQAGRPLQQARQIIIGLAGALAADDRVSVWTANTPAATRNLTKDFQPATSDDVKAAAAALTETEYGSGATDLKGALAKALGTVAPNRGRQQLVLFLGDGDSSYDPINESDRVALGGRMEQSDVFFFAVPLGVKVNANNLHGLAALTGGTVVRVQEDLANVSKRGEFVARLKTALDVPVLKPESVKFGADVAETFPSKLPPLRADKATLVIGKLAKAAPRVTAEVKGVVGTRAVTLSLGHDLPAPLPEHFFLNLMFAQWRDAPHKDAPAMLQADRALALASTQISLYREEYITQATWAVSLNKLDDATKLYEAAAKIDPSNTEVATGLALVGRMKTGQITKADMDKRAAAKVEGLKIDKAGAVRMVIQEGAKEPAAQPPAGGQPGLTPRAQTDLIQEAADLKRVEEQRYRVLVDATIRRARENLKVDPDGAYAELKRQRDDIQAYAGIGDAARGRYVSDLTAVMQEIFLKGAEIKRQAAAERDQIAKTRQRLNEFDRQQAEEDRTKARIDAFRQLMQQARYELAYQEAQLMIQERVSRGQTVPSTAVASYIIGQHATQLREWRELVRIREDRFLLTMMQAEKSHIPYPDEPPVHFPPAAVWRQLTEGDGQRPGRRDRYGNTALGAQPSPSMLRLRSIIEDGLPVELQGKDLKTTPLQEVLADLSKRYEITFVINQNAPGMEGLDQSTANANKLSASTLNGLRLGTFLDVYLRGLSVPNITYVVRPDYIEITSYEARLTDKVTTTFAVADLVIPIPSAVNQATLQQTLGVQQQTLAIFGAASGAAQFLGGGNFLGVGGNGGAQPFGGGGAAPPGGGGGAGNPFFGGGQNGQGGIVGLGGNGGVGQFGNLGGQFGLQGGTQESLLIGVIVETVARGEWDARTMGLAGYSSQQNQAPGAEVEASFLDAKQQNSLGYYPPAHALIVRGTGKYLPYAGTKLEKVGGGMAAGPNPKVLVIGPNTPVAPKAVQPKAPAAVAAGTPAPKSGIVNPKNDAAQLAKSLDSNPKKKWNQAVEWTVTDPGLIVAAADFLMGFDEYGHAAEVLKAGMRKGLTTEAWTHGALHVALQMSNAAPEEVERAALSAIDLDPADPGAYIRAAKAEAELGNHDVAVALCRRAADRDPDQPAAYANALAYAEKARNVSPDTVEWAASSLLRRDFGQTDGVDYHGRVKELLPRFVARFDAAGTPTPGLRRTVTEQTQRDLTIELLWQGAADLDLTVTEPGGSVCTTLTPRSVGGGVLTGDRIEQTDDGRAEAYTAASAFSGVYRVTARTAFGRPVGNTATLKITRFKGTPRESHDLVTIDLGSATPVEVRLDGGSRTELAPVNPDVTTLRTAAMNDRAAVPTGTRGFGGGVAAAGSASTSAMGSAAGPDARLPLVVQPWDQVIRGTGASADIRATYRLNPDRQTYSVSAQPVFATGGRDVRLPRVSLLPGGGD; from the coding sequence ATGACACTCCTGACCCGACTCCGGGTGGTCCCAGCACTGCTGGCCGTCGCCGCCGCCAGCGTCTCGATCGGCACCTCGCTGTTCGGCGACTTCCGCGGCGGCACCGCCAAGACCGCCGTCCCCGTCGAGAATCCGAACGCCCGGCCGGTCGCCGAAGACCTCGCCGTCACCAAGTTCACCAACCTCCCGGCGCTCACCTACAAGAGCACCACCGGCGACACCCTGTTCGCCTGGCAGGTCAAGCCCGAACTCGCCGCCGCCCCCGCCCGGCCGCGCGACATTCTGGTCGTCGTGGACACGTCCGCCAGCCAGGCCGGCCGGCCGCTCCAGCAGGCCCGCCAGATCATCATCGGCCTCGCCGGGGCGCTCGCCGCCGACGACCGCGTCAGCGTGTGGACGGCCAACACCCCCGCCGCCACGCGGAACCTCACCAAGGACTTCCAGCCGGCCACGTCCGACGACGTGAAGGCCGCCGCCGCCGCGCTCACCGAGACCGAGTACGGCTCGGGTGCCACCGACCTGAAGGGCGCGCTCGCCAAGGCGCTCGGCACCGTCGCCCCGAACCGTGGCCGGCAGCAGCTGGTGCTGTTCCTCGGCGACGGCGACAGCTCCTACGACCCGATCAACGAGAGCGACCGCGTCGCCCTCGGCGGCCGGATGGAGCAGAGCGACGTGTTCTTCTTCGCCGTGCCGCTCGGCGTCAAGGTGAACGCCAACAACCTGCACGGCCTCGCGGCCCTCACCGGCGGCACCGTCGTCCGGGTGCAGGAAGACCTGGCCAACGTCAGCAAGCGCGGCGAGTTCGTCGCCCGCCTCAAGACGGCCCTCGACGTGCCGGTGCTGAAGCCCGAGAGCGTCAAGTTCGGGGCCGACGTGGCGGAAACGTTCCCGTCGAAGCTGCCGCCGCTGCGGGCCGACAAGGCCACGCTCGTCATCGGCAAGCTGGCGAAGGCCGCCCCGCGCGTCACCGCCGAGGTGAAGGGCGTCGTCGGTACCCGCGCCGTCACGCTGAGCCTGGGCCACGACCTGCCGGCGCCGCTGCCCGAGCACTTCTTCCTGAACCTGATGTTCGCCCAGTGGCGGGACGCCCCGCACAAGGACGCCCCGGCGATGCTGCAGGCCGACCGGGCGCTGGCCCTGGCGTCCACGCAGATCAGCCTGTACCGCGAGGAGTACATCACGCAGGCCACGTGGGCCGTCAGCCTGAACAAGCTCGACGACGCCACCAAGCTGTACGAGGCGGCCGCGAAGATCGACCCGAGCAACACCGAGGTCGCCACCGGGCTGGCGCTCGTGGGGCGGATGAAGACCGGCCAGATCACCAAGGCCGACATGGACAAGCGGGCCGCGGCGAAGGTCGAGGGCCTGAAGATCGACAAGGCCGGGGCCGTGCGGATGGTCATCCAGGAGGGGGCGAAGGAGCCCGCCGCGCAGCCGCCGGCCGGCGGCCAGCCGGGGCTCACGCCGCGCGCCCAGACGGACCTGATTCAGGAGGCGGCGGACCTGAAGCGCGTCGAGGAGCAGCGGTACCGCGTGCTCGTGGACGCCACCATCCGCCGCGCCCGGGAGAACCTGAAGGTGGACCCGGACGGCGCCTACGCCGAGCTGAAGCGGCAGCGCGACGACATCCAGGCCTACGCCGGCATCGGCGACGCGGCCCGCGGCCGGTACGTCTCGGACCTGACGGCGGTGATGCAGGAGATCTTCCTGAAGGGCGCCGAGATCAAGCGGCAGGCCGCGGCCGAGCGCGACCAGATCGCCAAGACCCGGCAGCGGCTCAACGAGTTCGACCGCCAGCAGGCCGAGGAGGACCGCACGAAGGCCCGCATCGACGCCTTCCGCCAGCTGATGCAGCAGGCCCGGTACGAGCTCGCGTACCAGGAGGCGCAGCTGATGATCCAGGAGCGGGTCAGCCGCGGCCAGACGGTGCCCTCGACGGCCGTCGCCAGCTACATCATCGGCCAGCACGCCACGCAGCTCCGCGAGTGGCGCGAGCTCGTCCGCATCCGGGAGGACCGGTTCCTGCTCACGATGATGCAGGCCGAGAAGAGCCACATCCCGTACCCGGACGAGCCGCCGGTCCACTTCCCGCCGGCGGCCGTGTGGCGGCAGCTGACGGAGGGCGACGGCCAGCGGCCGGGCCGCCGCGACCGCTACGGCAACACCGCCCTCGGCGCCCAGCCGAGCCCGTCGATGCTCCGGCTGCGGAGCATCATCGAGGACGGCCTGCCGGTCGAGCTGCAGGGCAAGGACCTGAAGACCACGCCGCTGCAGGAGGTGCTGGCGGACCTGTCGAAGCGGTACGAGATCACGTTCGTCATCAACCAGAACGCCCCCGGCATGGAAGGGCTGGACCAGAGCACGGCCAACGCCAACAAGCTGAGCGCCAGCACGCTGAACGGCCTGCGGCTCGGCACGTTCCTGGACGTGTACCTCCGCGGCCTCAGCGTGCCGAACATCACCTACGTGGTGCGGCCGGACTACATCGAGATCACGTCCTACGAGGCGAGGTTGACGGACAAGGTCACCACGACGTTCGCCGTGGCGGACCTCGTGATCCCGATCCCGTCGGCCGTGAACCAGGCCACCCTGCAACAGACCCTCGGCGTCCAGCAGCAGACGCTGGCGATCTTCGGGGCGGCGTCGGGGGCGGCCCAGTTCCTCGGCGGCGGCAACTTCCTCGGCGTCGGCGGGAACGGCGGGGCTCAGCCGTTCGGCGGCGGCGGGGCGGCCCCGCCCGGCGGCGGCGGCGGGGCGGGTAACCCGTTCTTCGGCGGCGGCCAGAACGGCCAGGGCGGCATCGTCGGCCTGGGCGGCAACGGCGGCGTCGGCCAGTTCGGCAACCTCGGCGGCCAGTTCGGCCTCCAGGGCGGCACCCAGGAGTCGCTGCTGATCGGCGTCATCGTGGAGACCGTGGCCCGCGGCGAGTGGGACGCCCGCACGATGGGCCTGGCCGGCTACTCCAGCCAGCAGAACCAGGCGCCCGGGGCCGAGGTCGAGGCCTCGTTCCTCGACGCCAAGCAGCAGAACTCGCTCGGCTACTACCCGCCGGCGCACGCCCTGATCGTCCGCGGCACCGGCAAGTACCTGCCCTACGCCGGCACCAAGCTGGAGAAGGTCGGCGGCGGCATGGCCGCGGGCCCGAACCCCAAGGTACTCGTCATCGGGCCGAACACCCCGGTCGCCCCGAAGGCCGTCCAGCCGAAGGCGCCGGCGGCCGTGGCCGCCGGGACGCCGGCCCCGAAGTCGGGCATCGTCAACCCGAAGAACGACGCGGCCCAGCTGGCCAAGTCGCTCGACTCGAACCCGAAGAAGAAGTGGAACCAGGCCGTCGAGTGGACCGTGACCGACCCCGGGCTGATCGTGGCCGCGGCCGACTTCCTGATGGGCTTCGACGAGTACGGCCACGCCGCCGAGGTGCTCAAGGCCGGCATGCGGAAGGGGCTGACGACCGAGGCGTGGACGCACGGCGCGCTGCACGTCGCCCTGCAGATGTCGAACGCCGCCCCCGAGGAAGTCGAGCGGGCGGCGCTGTCGGCCATCGACCTGGACCCGGCCGACCCGGGCGCCTACATCCGCGCGGCGAAGGCCGAGGCGGAGCTCGGCAACCACGACGTGGCGGTGGCGCTGTGCCGCCGGGCCGCCGACCGCGACCCGGACCAGCCCGCGGCTTACGCCAACGCCCTGGCCTACGCCGAGAAGGCCCGCAACGTGTCGCCCGACACGGTGGAGTGGGCCGCCAGCAGCCTGCTGCGGCGCGACTTCGGCCAGACCGACGGGGTGGACTACCACGGCCGGGTGAAGGAACTGCTGCCGCGGTTCGTGGCCCGGTTCGACGCCGCCGGCACCCCGACCCCGGGGCTCCGCCGCACGGTGACCGAGCAGACGCAGCGCGACCTGACGATCGAGCTGCTGTGGCAGGGCGCCGCCGACCTGGACCTGACGGTGACGGAGCCGGGCGGCTCGGTGTGCACGACCCTGACGCCGCGGTCGGTGGGCGGCGGCGTGCTGACCGGCGACCGGATCGAGCAGACGGACGACGGCCGGGCCGAGGCGTACACCGCGGCCAGCGCGTTCAGCGGCGTGTACCGGGTGACGGCGCGGACGGCGTTCGGCCGGCCGGTCGGCAACACGGCCACGCTGAAGATCACGCGGTTCAAGGGGACGCCCCGCGAGTCGCACGACCTGGTGACGATCGACCTGGGCTCGGCGACGCCGGTGGAAGTGCGGCTCGACGGCGGCAGCCGGACGGAGCTGGCCCCGGTGAACCCGGACGTGACGACGCTGCGGACGGCCGCGATGAACGACCGGGCGGCGGTCCCGACCGGCACCCGCGGGTTCGGCGGCGGCGTGGCGGCGGCCGGCAGCGCCTCGACCTCGGCGATGGGGTCGGCGGCCGGCCCGGACGCGCGGCTGCCGCTGGTGGTGCAGCCGTGGGACCAGGTGATCCGCGGGACGGGGGCGTCGGCCGACATCCGGGCGACGTACCGGCTGAACCCGGACCGGCAGACGTACAGCGTGTCGGCGCAGCCGGTGTTCGCCACCGGCGGCCGCGACGTGCGGCTGCCGCGCGTGTCGCTGCTGCCGGGCGGCGGCGACTGA